In Saccharothrix violaceirubra, the following are encoded in one genomic region:
- a CDS encoding DUF309 domain-containing protein — protein MVPRDRDSSGRARNNRPRDALGRPLPYGLPGVERQPEGVPRTPERTLAEAQRLLDEGKPFHAHEVLEDAWKAAPEDERELWRGLAQLAVGLTHAARGNVRGARALLDRGAASIAPFLDVAPHGLDVAGLVEWADGDVSTVPRLVL, from the coding sequence GTGGTGCCGCGTGATCGTGACTCCTCCGGCCGGGCGCGCAACAACCGCCCCCGGGACGCACTCGGCCGGCCGCTGCCCTACGGGCTGCCCGGCGTGGAACGACAACCGGAAGGCGTGCCGCGAACACCGGAGCGGACGTTGGCCGAGGCCCAGCGGTTGCTCGACGAGGGCAAGCCGTTCCACGCCCATGAGGTGTTGGAGGACGCTTGGAAGGCCGCGCCGGAGGACGAACGTGAACTCTGGCGCGGTCTCGCGCAGCTCGCGGTCGGGTTGACGCATGCGGCGCGGGGCAACGTCCGGGGCGCTCGGGCGTTGTTGGATCGCGGGGCGGCGTCGATCGCGCCGTTCTTGGATGTCGCGCCGCACGGGCTGGACGTGGCGGGGCTCGTGGAGTGGGCGGACGGGGACGTGTCGACTGTGCCTCGGCTCGTCTTGTAG
- a CDS encoding VOC family protein, with the protein MDIKLSHSFIAVDDQDKALAFYRDVLGFELRTDTDLAGFRWLTVGIPGRPDWELVLENPRMGRSPEDGAAVAALAAKGVLGTLIFYVDSCDELFERVSASGAEVVQEPIDQPYGVRDCAFRDPAGNHLRFSGPVKG; encoded by the coding sequence ATGGACATCAAGCTCTCGCACTCCTTCATCGCCGTCGACGACCAGGACAAGGCGCTCGCGTTCTACCGCGACGTGCTCGGCTTCGAACTGCGCACCGACACCGACCTCGCGGGCTTCCGCTGGCTCACGGTCGGCATCCCCGGCCGCCCGGACTGGGAGCTGGTGCTGGAGAACCCGCGCATGGGCCGCTCCCCGGAGGACGGTGCCGCCGTCGCGGCCCTGGCCGCCAAGGGCGTGCTGGGCACGCTGATCTTCTACGTGGACTCGTGCGACGAACTGTTCGAGCGGGTCAGCGCCTCGGGCGCGGAGGTCGTGCAGGAGCCGATCGACCAGCCCTACGGCGTGCGCGACTGCGCGTTCCGCGACCCGGCGGGCAACCACCTGCGGTTCTCCGGCCCCGTGAAGGGCTGA
- a CDS encoding helix-turn-helix domain-containing protein, with product MTPEELAHLRRARDLMDREYARPLDVPAMARAALMSPAHFSRQFKLAYGETPYNYLMTRRIERAQALLRRGDLSVTEVCVEVGCTSLGSFSTRFTELVGESPSAYRARSHEAMARVPACYAKTATRPSRIREARG from the coding sequence GTGACCCCCGAGGAACTCGCCCACCTGCGCCGGGCGCGCGACCTGATGGACCGCGAGTACGCCCGGCCGCTGGACGTGCCCGCGATGGCCCGCGCCGCACTGATGTCGCCCGCGCACTTCTCGCGGCAGTTCAAGCTGGCGTACGGCGAGACGCCCTACAACTACCTGATGACCCGCCGGATCGAACGGGCGCAGGCGTTGCTGCGGCGCGGCGACCTGAGCGTGACCGAGGTGTGCGTCGAGGTCGGGTGTACGTCGCTGGGGTCGTTCAGCACCCGGTTCACCGAGTTGGTCGGAGAGTCGCCGAGCGCCTACCGGGCGCGATCGCACGAGGCGATGGCGCGTGTTCCGGCGTGCTACGCCAAGACCGCGACCCGGCCGAGCAGGATTCGAGAAGCGCGGGGCTGA
- a CDS encoding choice-of-anchor A family protein — MIRTFALAGASALLVLAATPGTGVAAPLPGGLGPCVGDDCPDTYPPVNNGAFTGRDDGVTVFVGGDFDAGVGAVESEGRIVVGGDFSLEKTTGGTIYNIGIAGVGSRVPPSDGADFLVTGGDVTIATGQTLLADGGVVRHAGTLTGTTTGTAVQDDDAFLPYAPLAAELQAASTCYAAATPTGTVVNEGFRTLFTGDDTSSLQVFTVDADVTGPAGAQQEIVFEDVPAGATVLVNVLGTDRSIVTSSGDLADVDPLNGLRERLLWNFPTATSVLIGGLGQFQGSTLVGDPTSLTTVTAPGHAGRFFTTGDLAHGGGTNSGQEFHAYAFDGDLPGCAAQPTTTTTTTQPAPTTAEQTTTTTCATTGPCGPDSGGGGRRPDLAVTGPDRVAWLVPIGALLVLVGATSLLVARRRG, encoded by the coding sequence ATGATCCGCACTTTCGCCCTGGCCGGGGCTTCCGCGCTGCTCGTCCTCGCCGCGACACCGGGCACCGGTGTCGCGGCCCCGCTGCCCGGCGGCCTCGGCCCGTGTGTCGGCGACGACTGCCCCGACACCTACCCGCCCGTGAACAACGGCGCGTTCACCGGCCGTGACGACGGCGTCACCGTGTTCGTCGGCGGTGACTTCGACGCGGGCGTCGGCGCCGTGGAGAGCGAGGGCCGGATCGTCGTGGGCGGCGACTTCTCGCTGGAGAAGACCACGGGCGGCACGATCTACAACATCGGCATCGCGGGCGTCGGCTCGCGCGTGCCGCCGTCGGACGGCGCGGACTTCCTGGTGACCGGCGGTGACGTGACGATCGCGACCGGGCAGACACTGCTGGCCGACGGCGGCGTGGTGCGCCACGCGGGCACGTTGACCGGCACGACCACCGGCACCGCCGTGCAGGACGACGACGCGTTCCTGCCCTATGCCCCGCTCGCCGCCGAACTACAGGCCGCGAGCACGTGCTACGCCGCCGCCACACCGACCGGGACGGTCGTCAACGAGGGCTTCCGAACCCTGTTCACCGGCGACGACACCTCGTCGCTCCAGGTCTTCACCGTCGACGCCGACGTGACGGGCCCGGCCGGCGCCCAGCAGGAGATCGTCTTCGAGGACGTCCCCGCCGGGGCGACCGTGCTCGTCAACGTCCTGGGCACGGACCGGTCGATCGTGACCAGCAGCGGCGACCTCGCCGACGTCGACCCGCTCAACGGGCTGCGCGAGCGTCTGCTGTGGAACTTCCCGACCGCGACGTCGGTGCTGATCGGCGGTCTCGGCCAGTTCCAGGGCAGCACGCTGGTCGGCGACCCGACCTCGCTGACCACGGTCACCGCGCCCGGCCACGCGGGCCGGTTCTTCACCACCGGCGACCTGGCGCACGGCGGCGGCACGAACTCCGGGCAGGAGTTCCACGCGTACGCGTTCGACGGCGACCTGCCCGGGTGCGCGGCCCAACCCACGACCACCACGACGACGACTCAACCGGCGCCGACCACTGCCGAACAGACGACCACCACCACGTGCGCGACCACCGGTCCGTGCGGCCCAGACTCCGGTGGCGGCGGGCGTCGCCCGGACCTCGCCGTCACCGGTCCCGACCGCGTCGCCTGGCTCGTGCCGATCGGCGCCCTGCTCGTGCTCGTCGGCGCGACCTCGTTGCTGGTCGCGCGTCGACGGGGCTGA
- a CDS encoding S1 family peptidase, whose protein sequence is MRLTRLIPALAAAAMAVLGFAPTAATAAPAGDVTPYIIGGGYATSAPWAARLFSNGQQTCTATIIAPTWILTAKHCVSGGNLSFRIGSLDQTSGGTVANGAQIVNHSASDLSLVRLDRSVSATYIRLGAAGSVTVGQSVQVYGWGATSQCGSEINCQSQRLKVATVTVTGGCTDAYNGSAICARRGNGITAGGDSGGPMVANGTQVGVASTSDRQTTTAYTNVTRYRSWIQSVAGV, encoded by the coding sequence TTGCGACTCACCAGGCTGATCCCCGCGCTCGCGGCCGCGGCCATGGCGGTGCTGGGCTTCGCGCCCACCGCCGCGACGGCCGCCCCCGCGGGCGACGTGACGCCGTACATCATCGGCGGTGGCTACGCGACCAGCGCGCCGTGGGCGGCGCGACTGTTCTCCAACGGCCAGCAGACCTGCACGGCGACCATCATCGCGCCGACCTGGATTCTCACGGCCAAGCACTGCGTGAGCGGCGGCAACCTGTCGTTCCGCATCGGCAGCCTCGACCAGACCAGCGGCGGCACGGTGGCCAACGGCGCGCAGATCGTCAACCACTCCGCGTCCGACCTCTCGCTGGTCCGGCTCGACCGGTCGGTGTCGGCGACCTACATCCGGCTCGGCGCGGCGGGTTCGGTCACCGTCGGCCAGTCCGTGCAGGTGTACGGCTGGGGCGCCACGTCCCAGTGCGGCTCCGAGATCAACTGTCAGTCGCAGCGGCTGAAGGTCGCGACCGTCACCGTCACCGGTGGCTGCACCGACGCCTACAACGGCTCGGCGATCTGTGCCCGTCGCGGCAACGGCATCACCGCCGGTGGCGACTCGGGCGGCCCGATGGTCGCCAACGGCACCCAGGTGGGCGTGGCGTCCACCAGCGACCGCCAGACCACGACCGCGTACACCAACGTGACGCGGTACCGGTCCTGGATCCAGTCCGTCGCGGGCGTCTGA
- a CDS encoding ADP-ribosylglycohydrolase family protein: MLVELAIGDAYGAGFEYADPEFTATYNTLAGYVQHPTHLGVRPGAYTDDTQLSLALAELLVSGDEWSPKVIAERFVEVFRRDPREGYARGFQLFLEKIESGSEFLERIRPDSDKSGAAMRSGPLGLLHSVTDVVRHAEIQARVTHDTPDGIAAARAAALAVHYCHHDLGPVADVGAWVARTLDEPRWAVPWTGKVGSKGVMSVRAALTALASHTRASEVLRACVAFTGDVDTVATIALAAASRSGWVEADLPEVLYTDLENGEYGRDYLARLDSRLV, encoded by the coding sequence GTGCTGGTCGAACTGGCGATCGGGGATGCCTACGGTGCCGGGTTCGAGTATGCGGACCCGGAGTTCACGGCGACTTATAACACGCTCGCCGGATATGTGCAGCACCCCACCCACCTGGGCGTTCGGCCTGGGGCGTACACAGATGACACTCAACTCTCGCTCGCGTTGGCGGAACTTCTGGTATCCGGTGACGAGTGGTCACCGAAAGTGATCGCCGAGCGGTTCGTCGAAGTGTTCCGGCGTGATCCGCGAGAGGGTTACGCGCGCGGGTTCCAGCTTTTCCTGGAGAAGATCGAGTCCGGCTCGGAATTCCTGGAACGGATCCGACCGGACAGTGACAAGAGTGGTGCCGCGATGCGTTCCGGACCGCTCGGGTTGTTGCATTCCGTGACCGATGTCGTCCGGCACGCGGAGATCCAGGCCCGCGTCACGCACGACACCCCGGACGGCATCGCGGCGGCGCGCGCGGCGGCGCTGGCGGTGCACTACTGCCACCACGACCTCGGTCCGGTCGCCGACGTCGGCGCCTGGGTCGCGCGCACGCTCGACGAGCCCCGCTGGGCCGTCCCGTGGACGGGAAAGGTCGGTTCCAAGGGCGTGATGAGCGTCCGCGCGGCGTTGACCGCGTTGGCGTCGCACACGCGGGCGAGCGAGGTGCTGCGCGCGTGCGTGGCGTTCACCGGTGACGTCGACACCGTGGCGACCATCGCGCTCGCCGCCGCGTCGCGGTCCGGGTGGGTCGAGGCCGACCTGCCGGAGGTCCTGTACACCGACCTGGAGAACGGCGAGTACGGCCGGGATTACCTGGCGCGACTGGATTCCCGCCTCGTGTAG
- a CDS encoding SRPBCC domain-containing protein: MSARLIRVDGRPALRFERDFAASPVRVWRAVSEPDRLDHWFPAAVEIDGDVLRFTFPDSAPEVVTSGAVLEFTPPEVFAFRWNTDVLRFEVAAHGSGTRLVFTNTFEHERTAARTAAGWDSCLRALTARLDGSTVPPVTGWREPVERYVREFGLDRGHATGNEVRFVRDLMWQPVDAAWRVFHDEVGVATPQVPLGTVVARTAHVLVDEGPTGRVRREVRHDPDHGTWVALTHTVAEPGFVPTALASWHVQLDRLFAAAAGGPVPPWPADRFAALLADYTRRESSRAR; encoded by the coding sequence ATGAGCGCCCGGCTGATCCGGGTCGACGGCCGGCCCGCGCTGCGGTTCGAACGGGACTTCGCGGCGTCGCCGGTGCGGGTGTGGCGCGCGGTGTCCGAGCCCGACCGGCTCGACCACTGGTTCCCGGCCGCCGTCGAGATCGACGGCGACGTGCTGCGGTTCACGTTCCCCGACAGCGCGCCCGAGGTGGTGACGTCCGGTGCGGTGCTGGAGTTCACGCCGCCCGAGGTGTTCGCGTTCCGCTGGAACACCGACGTGCTGCGGTTCGAGGTCGCCGCGCACGGTTCGGGGACGCGGCTGGTCTTCACGAACACGTTCGAGCACGAGCGCACGGCCGCGCGCACCGCCGCCGGCTGGGACTCGTGCCTGCGCGCGTTGACCGCCCGCCTCGACGGGTCGACCGTGCCGCCCGTGACCGGCTGGCGCGAACCGGTCGAGCGGTACGTGCGCGAGTTCGGCCTGGACCGGGGGCACGCGACCGGCAACGAGGTCCGGTTCGTCCGCGACCTGATGTGGCAGCCGGTCGACGCCGCGTGGCGGGTGTTCCACGACGAGGTCGGCGTGGCCACGCCGCAGGTGCCGCTGGGCACGGTGGTGGCGCGGACGGCGCACGTGCTGGTCGACGAGGGACCGACGGGCCGGGTGCGGCGCGAGGTGCGCCACGACCCGGACCACGGCACGTGGGTGGCGTTGACCCACACCGTCGCCGAGCCGGGGTTCGTGCCGACCGCGTTGGCGTCGTGGCACGTGCAGCTCGACCGGCTGTTCGCGGCGGCGGCCGGCGGTCCGGTGCCGCCGTGGCCGGCGGACCGGTTCGCCGCGCTGCTCGCCGACTACACGAGGCGGGAATCCAGTCGCGCCAGGTAA
- a CDS encoding alpha/beta fold hydrolase has translation MRADVNGVDTWYEVRGEGEPVVLLHGGFSDSRDFEDNLAGLADRFRVYLVDRRAHGRTPDVPGPVTSDDLADDVAAFLSDVVGGPAHVVGYSAGGVVALAVALRHPGLVRRLVLISTAFAADGWLFLPDPAGELPAELADRYAEVSPDGRDHLPVVVAKFGEAARGKGCTAEALHDVDVPALVLAADDDLIRLDHTVAMYQALPQGQLAVVPGSSHLLLFERPGLCRGLVADFLTTDPHRLMPIARAPR, from the coding sequence ATGCGTGCCGACGTGAACGGCGTGGACACCTGGTACGAGGTGCGCGGCGAGGGCGAACCGGTGGTGCTGCTGCACGGCGGGTTCAGCGATTCGCGCGACTTCGAGGACAACCTCGCCGGTCTCGCCGACCGGTTCCGCGTGTACCTGGTGGACCGGCGGGCGCACGGCCGTACCCCGGACGTCCCCGGCCCGGTGACCTCCGACGACCTGGCCGACGACGTGGCGGCGTTCCTGTCCGACGTCGTCGGCGGACCGGCGCACGTGGTCGGGTACAGCGCGGGCGGGGTGGTCGCGCTCGCGGTGGCCTTGCGCCATCCCGGACTCGTGCGCCGGCTGGTGCTGATCAGCACGGCGTTCGCGGCGGACGGCTGGCTGTTCCTGCCCGACCCGGCGGGGGAACTGCCCGCCGAACTGGCCGACCGCTACGCCGAGGTCTCCCCCGACGGCCGCGACCATCTGCCCGTCGTGGTCGCGAAGTTCGGCGAGGCCGCGCGCGGCAAGGGCTGCACCGCCGAGGCGTTGCACGACGTCGACGTGCCCGCGCTCGTGCTCGCCGCCGACGACGACCTGATCCGCCTCGACCACACCGTGGCCATGTACCAGGCGTTGCCACAGGGACAACTCGCCGTCGTGCCGGGCAGTTCGCACCTGCTGCTGTTCGAACGGCCGGGGCTGTGCCGGGGACTGGTCGCCGACTTCCTGACGACCGACCCGCACCGGTTGATGCCGATCGCCCGCGCACCGCGATGA
- a CDS encoding aminotransferase-like domain-containing protein — MRALNVRSSPVRDLLALVSRPEVISFAGGLPAPELFDVDGLRAAFDRAVSRRTLQYAPTEGDPDLRASIAARLTGRGLPTDAGQLLVTSGSQQALTLIATALLEPGAVVAVEEPTYLAALQCLGLAGARLVPVAGDEHGLVPESLAEVVERSKPELLYLVPTFANPTGRTLPAARRAAIADLASRHGFWVVEDDPYGELRYAGEAVPTLASFGDRVLHVGSFSKVGAPGLRLGWLRAPADLLRALVVVKQAADLHTSTIDQAAAATYLAETDLDAHVATLCREYGVRRDAMLAALPGTLPAGSTWTTPDGGMFVWAGLPGDVDAAVVLERALKHDVAFVPGGPFFATTPDHSTLRLSFTTNTPERIAEGMTRLSAAFG, encoded by the coding sequence ATGCGTGCGCTCAACGTCCGAAGCTCGCCCGTGCGAGACCTGCTCGCCCTGGTGTCGCGTCCCGAGGTGATCTCGTTCGCCGGCGGTCTGCCCGCGCCCGAGCTGTTCGACGTCGACGGCCTGCGGGCCGCGTTCGACCGCGCCGTGTCCCGGCGCACCCTGCAGTACGCGCCCACCGAGGGCGATCCCGACCTGCGCGCGTCGATCGCCGCGCGGCTGACCGGACGCGGACTGCCGACCGACGCCGGGCAGTTGCTCGTGACCAGCGGGTCGCAGCAGGCGCTGACGCTGATCGCGACGGCGCTGCTCGAACCCGGTGCGGTCGTCGCGGTCGAGGAACCGACGTACCTGGCGGCGTTGCAGTGCCTGGGTCTGGCCGGTGCGCGGCTCGTGCCCGTGGCCGGTGACGAGCACGGTCTCGTGCCCGAGTCGTTGGCCGAGGTCGTCGAGCGGTCGAAGCCGGAACTGCTGTACCTGGTGCCGACGTTCGCCAACCCGACCGGGCGGACGCTGCCCGCCGCACGCCGGGCGGCGATCGCGGACCTGGCGTCGCGGCACGGGTTCTGGGTCGTGGAGGACGACCCGTACGGCGAGCTGCGGTACGCGGGCGAGGCCGTGCCGACCCTGGCGTCGTTCGGCGACCGGGTGCTGCACGTGGGCAGTTTCTCCAAGGTGGGCGCGCCCGGCCTGCGGCTCGGGTGGCTGCGGGCGCCGGCGGACCTGCTGCGCGCGCTCGTGGTCGTGAAGCAGGCGGCCGACCTGCACACGTCGACGATCGACCAGGCCGCCGCGGCGACCTACCTCGCGGAGACCGACCTGGACGCGCACGTGGCGACGCTGTGCCGGGAGTACGGGGTGCGGCGGGACGCGATGCTCGCGGCGTTGCCGGGCACGTTGCCCGCCGGGTCGACGTGGACGACCCCCGACGGCGGCATGTTCGTGTGGGCCGGGCTGCCGGGCGACGTGGACGCGGCCGTGGTGCTGGAGCGGGCGTTGAAGCACGACGTGGCGTTCGTGCCGGGCGGGCCGTTCTTCGCGACGACCCCGGACCACTCGACGCTGCGGCTGTCGTTCACGACCAACACGCCCGAGCGGATCGCCGAGGGCATGACCCGGCTGTCCGCCGCGTTCGGCTGA
- the rnhA gene encoding ribonuclease HI, with amino-acid sequence MVVEIFTDGACSGNPGPGGWGAVLRYGRHERELYGGDAGPTTNNRMELMAPISALEALTRPSEVHVYTDSTYVKNGVESWMARWKTNGWVTGSRQPVKNVDLWQRLDEALAPHDVRWFWVKGHAGHPENERADRLAVQGVREVSPAPR; translated from the coding sequence GTGGTCGTGGAGATCTTCACCGACGGCGCGTGCAGCGGGAACCCCGGCCCCGGCGGGTGGGGTGCGGTGCTGCGCTACGGCCGGCACGAGCGGGAGCTGTACGGCGGCGACGCGGGACCGACCACGAACAACCGGATGGAGCTGATGGCCCCCATCAGCGCGCTGGAGGCCCTCACCCGCCCGTCCGAGGTGCACGTCTACACCGACAGCACCTACGTGAAGAACGGTGTCGAGTCGTGGATGGCGCGGTGGAAGACGAACGGCTGGGTGACCGGGTCGCGTCAGCCCGTCAAGAACGTCGACCTGTGGCAACGCCTCGACGAAGCCCTCGCACCGCACGACGTCCGCTGGTTCTGGGTCAAGGGCCACGCCGGGCACCCGGAGAACGAACGTGCCGACCGGCTCGCGGTCCAGGGCGTGCGCGAGGTCAGTCCCGCGCCACGATGA
- a CDS encoding O-acetyl-ADP-ribose deacetylase: MVDIEVVRGDITEENVDAVVTAANESLMGGGGVDGAIHRAAGARLAEAGARLAPCHAGDAKATPAFDLTPPVRHVIHTVGPVWEGGIADESRILASCYRRGLEVADELGARTVAFPAIATGVYGYPPAEAARIAVDTIRSAATSVRLVRLVAFDEDTYALLVSLVDTA; this comes from the coding sequence ATGGTCGACATCGAGGTAGTGCGCGGGGACATCACCGAGGAGAACGTCGACGCCGTGGTCACCGCCGCCAACGAGTCCCTCATGGGCGGTGGTGGGGTGGACGGCGCGATCCACCGGGCCGCCGGCGCGCGGCTCGCGGAAGCCGGTGCCCGCCTGGCCCCGTGCCACGCGGGCGATGCGAAAGCCACTCCCGCGTTCGACCTGACCCCGCCGGTGCGCCACGTGATCCACACGGTCGGCCCGGTGTGGGAGGGCGGCATCGCCGACGAGTCCCGGATTCTCGCGTCGTGCTACCGACGCGGTCTGGAGGTGGCCGACGAACTGGGTGCCCGGACGGTCGCGTTCCCCGCGATCGCCACCGGCGTCTACGGCTATCCGCCGGCCGAGGCCGCCCGGATCGCCGTCGACACGATCAGATCCGCCGCGACCTCGGTGCGGCTCGTGCGCCTGGTCGCGTTCGACGAGGACACGTATGCCCTGCTCGTTTCCTTGGTGGACACCGCGTGA